The proteins below come from a single Thermopolyspora flexuosa genomic window:
- a CDS encoding ABC transporter ATP-binding protein has translation MSGAAPARLELPVRGHVMAAVACGWLSAAGLCLTYLGIGGLVDAVTGGGAIGWRPPALMAAGIVLAVAGVLGQGRAGGAGEAVAETAVRARIHAAILARGPLGEPRPDGEPVTGSLASLATDGAAKVAAWRGGFLGELVAAVTTPLVVVAVVAVVVDPAAAAVLLAVVAAVPVVIGGFQRMFRASTSAYQAQSRRLAAQFLESIQGLRLLTLLGAAERRSRLLAEESERHRRATMRLLAGNQLVLLVTDVAFYGALIGAGTAVALVRHAEGAIPLGTALALVPISLLLTEPISVAGGFFYIAMAGRAAQRQVVRALAGAGERRAVPPPGAGDGEAAVELAGVVAGHGDGPAVLDGIDLRVGHGEMVALAGPSGAGKSTLLSVLAGELAPRAGTVRLSARGGGPARTVLVPQRAWLFTGTVAGNLRLADPDADEERMWSVLREAHLAEEVEAMPGGLDARVGEEGLTLSGGQAQRLALARALLVDADVLLLDEPTGHIDARSERLVIDTLRRLRGTRTIVVATHSEAVMEVADRVVEVAGVREVAR, from the coding sequence ATGAGCGGGGCGGCGCCGGCCCGGCTGGAGCTGCCGGTGCGCGGCCACGTCATGGCCGCGGTGGCCTGCGGCTGGCTGAGCGCGGCCGGGCTGTGCCTGACCTACCTGGGCATCGGCGGCCTCGTCGACGCGGTGACCGGCGGCGGCGCGATCGGGTGGCGGCCACCGGCGCTGATGGCGGCCGGGATCGTGCTCGCCGTCGCCGGGGTGCTCGGCCAGGGCCGGGCGGGCGGGGCGGGCGAGGCGGTCGCCGAGACCGCGGTGCGGGCGCGCATCCACGCGGCGATCCTCGCCCGCGGCCCGCTCGGCGAGCCCCGGCCGGACGGCGAGCCGGTCACCGGGTCGCTCGCCTCGCTCGCCACCGACGGGGCCGCCAAGGTCGCGGCGTGGCGGGGCGGGTTCCTCGGCGAGCTCGTCGCGGCGGTCACCACCCCGCTCGTGGTGGTGGCGGTGGTCGCGGTGGTCGTCGACCCGGCCGCGGCGGCCGTGCTGCTCGCGGTGGTGGCCGCGGTGCCGGTGGTGATCGGGGGCTTCCAGCGCATGTTCCGCGCCTCCACCTCCGCCTACCAGGCCCAGTCGCGGCGGCTGGCGGCGCAGTTCCTCGAGTCGATCCAGGGGCTTCGGCTGCTCACCCTGCTCGGCGCGGCCGAGCGGCGGTCGCGGCTGCTCGCCGAGGAGAGCGAGCGGCACCGGCGGGCCACGATGCGGCTGCTCGCGGGCAACCAGCTCGTGCTGCTCGTCACCGACGTGGCGTTCTACGGGGCGCTGATCGGGGCGGGCACCGCGGTCGCGCTGGTACGGCACGCCGAGGGCGCGATCCCGCTCGGCACGGCGCTCGCGCTGGTGCCGATCTCGCTGCTGCTGACCGAGCCGATCAGCGTCGCGGGCGGGTTCTTCTACATCGCGATGGCGGGCCGGGCGGCGCAGCGCCAGGTGGTCCGGGCGCTCGCCGGGGCCGGGGAGCGCCGTGCCGTACCGCCGCCGGGGGCGGGTGACGGCGAGGCCGCGGTGGAGCTGGCCGGGGTGGTGGCCGGGCACGGCGACGGCCCCGCCGTACTCGACGGGATCGACCTGCGGGTCGGCCACGGGGAGATGGTGGCGCTCGCCGGGCCGTCCGGGGCAGGCAAGTCGACGTTGTTGTCGGTGCTCGCCGGGGAGCTCGCGCCCCGCGCCGGGACGGTGCGGCTCTCGGCGCGCGGCGGCGGACCGGCGCGTACCGTGCTCGTGCCGCAGCGCGCCTGGCTGTTCACCGGAACCGTGGCGGGCAACCTGCGGCTCGCCGATCCGGACGCCGACGAGGAGCGGATGTGGTCGGTGCTGCGGGAGGCGCACCTGGCCGAGGAGGTGGAGGCGATGCCGGGCGGGCTGGACGCGCGGGTCGGCGAGGAGGGGCTCACCCTCTCCGGCGGGCAGGCGCAGCGGCTGGCGCTCGCGCGGGCGCTGCTCGTCGACGCCGACGTGCTGCTGCTCGACGAGCCGACCGGGCACATCGACGCCCGGTCCGAGCGGCTCGTCATCGACACGCTGCGGCGGCTGCGCGGCACGCGAACCATCGTCGTGGCCACGCATTCGGAGGCGGTGATGGAGGTCGCCGACCGGGTGGTCGAGGTGGCCGGGGTGCGGGAGGTGGCGCGATGA
- a CDS encoding ABC transporter substrate-binding protein, whose translation MKHLLAGPAAAVLGLSLLTGCAPDRGDASPAAPAGQADAAYPRTVEVPGDPPQRVTVPARPTRIAALSPDVAEAAVELAGAGRLAAVPASAANPSLSSHAEAMASVPVKLPPGTDPDPEQIISLKPDLILLTTRHGGEQDAREVLAQAGIPMIAITNGWRTLEEVERNLTVLGRALDAEAKARDLVAELDRRAAAVAEKIAGVTERPGVAILSNQADRPFLNAADVLTSDLVRRAGGDLVAERIGWRTTGPVTAERLIAARPDAILLVDVTGRGRDSFRALLDDPAVAELPAVRQGRVRLLPARISYATGGVRLADGLEEIARWLHPEAMR comes from the coding sequence GTGAAACACCTGCTCGCCGGGCCGGCCGCCGCCGTGCTCGGCCTGTCCCTGCTGACCGGCTGCGCCCCGGACCGGGGCGACGCCTCCCCCGCCGCGCCGGCCGGGCAGGCCGATGCCGCCTACCCGCGCACCGTCGAGGTCCCCGGCGACCCGCCGCAGCGGGTGACCGTACCGGCCCGGCCGACCCGGATCGCCGCGCTCTCCCCGGACGTGGCCGAGGCCGCCGTGGAGCTGGCCGGCGCCGGACGGCTCGCCGCGGTCCCGGCCTCGGCCGCCAACCCGTCGCTGTCGAGCCACGCCGAGGCGATGGCGTCCGTCCCGGTCAAGCTGCCGCCGGGCACCGACCCCGATCCCGAGCAGATCATCTCCCTCAAACCGGACCTGATCCTGCTCACCACCCGGCACGGCGGCGAGCAGGACGCCCGCGAGGTGCTCGCCCAGGCCGGCATCCCGATGATCGCCATCACCAACGGCTGGCGCACCCTCGAGGAGGTCGAGCGGAACCTCACCGTGCTCGGCCGGGCCCTCGACGCCGAGGCCAAGGCCCGCGATCTCGTCGCCGAGCTCGACCGCCGGGCCGCCGCCGTGGCCGAGAAGATCGCCGGCGTCACCGAACGGCCCGGCGTGGCGATCCTGTCGAACCAGGCCGACCGGCCGTTCCTCAACGCGGCCGACGTGCTCACCTCCGACCTGGTACGGCGCGCGGGCGGCGACCTGGTCGCCGAGCGCATCGGGTGGCGCACCACCGGCCCGGTCACCGCCGAGCGGCTGATCGCGGCGCGGCCGGACGCGATCCTGCTCGTCGACGTCACCGGCCGCGGCCGCGACTCGTTCCGGGCGCTGCTCGACGACCCGGCCGTGGCCGAGCTGCCCGCGGTACGGCAGGGCCGGGTCAGGCTGCTGCCCGCCCGGATCTCCTACGCCACCGGCGGCGTACGGCTCGCCGACGGCCTGGAGGAGATCGCCCGCTGGCTGCACCCGGAGGCGATGCGATGA
- a CDS encoding ABC transporter ATP-binding protein, translated as MIVVDGLRVTAGTTVILDGVDLAVPPGRLLGLVGPNGAGKSTLLRTIAGLHRPARGRVLLDGRPVHDMRPGELARRIAYLPQEATVAFPFTAYQVVLMGRHPHLGRMAVEGPADHEAAERAMTATGTIHLADRSIATLSGGERRLVLLAKALAQDTPVLLADEPLSALDLRHRLAVLRLLRACADAGRTVLAVLHDLNLAARHCTELALLARGRVLAAGPPADVLTPDHLAAAYGVRAVVRRDDLTESLTVTALENT; from the coding sequence ATGATCGTGGTCGACGGCCTGCGGGTCACCGCCGGGACGACGGTGATCCTCGACGGGGTCGACCTCGCCGTGCCGCCCGGGCGGCTGCTCGGGCTCGTCGGCCCGAACGGCGCGGGCAAATCGACCCTGCTGCGCACGATCGCCGGGCTGCACCGCCCCGCGCGCGGCCGGGTGCTGCTCGACGGGCGGCCCGTGCACGACATGCGGCCCGGGGAGCTCGCCCGCCGCATCGCCTACCTGCCGCAGGAGGCCACGGTCGCGTTCCCGTTCACCGCCTACCAGGTGGTGCTCATGGGACGGCACCCGCACCTCGGCCGGATGGCCGTCGAGGGGCCAGCCGACCACGAGGCGGCCGAGCGGGCGATGACCGCCACCGGCACCATCCACCTCGCCGACCGCTCCATCGCCACCCTCTCCGGCGGGGAACGCCGGCTCGTGCTGCTCGCCAAGGCGCTCGCCCAGGACACCCCGGTGCTGCTCGCCGACGAGCCGCTCTCCGCGCTCGACCTGCGCCACCGGCTCGCCGTACTGCGGCTGCTGCGGGCCTGCGCCGACGCGGGCCGGACCGTGCTCGCCGTACTGCACGACCTCAACCTCGCCGCGCGCCACTGCACCGAGCTCGCCCTGCTCGCCCGCGGCCGGGTGCTCGCCGCCGGGCCACCGGCGGACGTGCTCACCCCGGACCACCTCGCCGCGGCGTACGGCGTGCGCGCGGTGGTCCGCCGCGACGACCTGACCGAATCCCTCACCGTGACCGCACTGGAGAACACGTGA
- a CDS encoding FecCD family ABC transporter permease, with translation MSKEATADQALRVAPEIPASPVPHPTSADPPDRPPRVRHRRNTLVTAVATLGGLLVLLAVAGGAAVALGPVAIPVGDVVAILAGRLGLPVGEVTTQEALVVGNIRLPRVITAALVGAALGTAGAVMQALFRNPLAEPGVTGVSAGAAVGAVLAITYGAAGTLALPAAAFAGALLTAGLVHGIAAVSRARGLATVLLVGIALNALLGAVVSALVANAPDERALRGIVFWLQGDLDARTWEHVQLVLAPVLAGIAATALLARDLNVMLLGDDAARTGGVDVPRTRGVLLALASLLTGVAVAVSGVIGFVGLVAPHVIRLLAGPDHRLLLPASALLGAAFLVTADTAARLLIAPLALQTGVVTALVGAPAFLGLVLWSRRRAVA, from the coding sequence ATGTCGAAGGAAGCAACCGCCGATCAGGCGTTACGGGTGGCGCCGGAGATCCCGGCCTCCCCAGTGCCCCACCCCACATCCGCCGATCCCCCCGACCGGCCGCCGCGCGTACGGCACCGCCGGAACACGCTCGTCACGGCCGTCGCGACGCTGGGCGGGCTGCTCGTGCTGCTCGCCGTCGCGGGCGGCGCGGCGGTCGCGCTCGGGCCGGTCGCGATCCCGGTGGGCGACGTGGTGGCGATCCTCGCCGGACGGCTCGGGCTGCCCGTGGGTGAGGTGACGACACAGGAGGCGCTGGTCGTCGGCAACATCCGGCTGCCGCGCGTGATCACGGCCGCGCTGGTCGGGGCCGCCCTCGGCACGGCGGGCGCGGTGATGCAGGCGCTGTTCCGGAACCCGCTCGCCGAGCCCGGGGTGACCGGGGTGTCGGCCGGGGCCGCGGTCGGGGCCGTGCTCGCGATCACCTACGGCGCGGCCGGGACGCTCGCGCTGCCCGCCGCCGCGTTCGCCGGGGCCCTGCTCACGGCAGGGCTGGTGCACGGCATCGCCGCGGTGAGCCGCGCCCGCGGCCTCGCCACGGTGCTGCTGGTGGGCATCGCGCTCAACGCGCTGCTCGGGGCGGTGGTGTCCGCGCTGGTGGCGAACGCCCCGGACGAGCGGGCGCTGCGCGGGATCGTGTTCTGGCTGCAGGGCGACCTCGACGCCCGCACGTGGGAGCACGTGCAGCTCGTGCTGGCGCCGGTGCTCGCCGGGATCGCGGCCACCGCGCTGCTCGCCCGGGACCTCAACGTCATGCTGCTCGGCGATGACGCCGCCCGCACCGGCGGCGTGGACGTGCCCCGTACCCGGGGCGTGCTGCTCGCGCTCGCCTCGCTGCTCACCGGGGTGGCCGTGGCGGTGAGCGGCGTGATCGGGTTCGTGGGGCTGGTGGCCCCGCACGTGATCCGGCTGCTCGCCGGTCCCGACCACCGCCTGCTGCTGCCCGCGAGCGCGCTGCTCGGCGCGGCGTTCCTGGTGACGGCCGACACGGCGGCACGGCTGCTGATCGCCCCACTGGCCCTGCAGACCGGGGTGGTCACCGCGCTCGTCGGCGCGCCGGCCTTCCTCGGGCTCGTGCTGTGGTCCCGCCGGAGGGCCGTCGCATGA
- a CDS encoding SDR family NAD(P)-dependent oxidoreductase, which produces MEISLEGKVALVTGVGPNIGSGIALALARYGAKVACNDISEDVIKACIARIERNGGEAMPAPGDVTDEEAVKGYIQSVLDRWGRLDIVVNNAALLGGRGVLDESAEMFEKMVRVSALGTFLNTKYGARAMAERGIKGSIICVSSSNGWNGSAGVIAYAFHKGGVNNFVRAAAMDLAPYGIRVNGITPTAPTPDNPELIAELAKKGLPTGGVLGPGPHRGLGGAEGDEPWRRPSRWTGQRPPLVPMGTTGTPTDLGHAVAWLCSDYARLITGTDLVVDGGARAKNFAYFPAAPDQIAGPVDLIPLDNTPPYQG; this is translated from the coding sequence GTGGAGATATCTCTCGAAGGCAAGGTCGCGCTCGTCACCGGCGTCGGGCCGAACATCGGCAGTGGCATCGCGCTCGCGCTGGCCAGGTACGGCGCCAAGGTCGCCTGCAACGACATCTCCGAGGACGTCATCAAGGCCTGCATCGCCCGGATCGAGCGGAACGGCGGCGAGGCGATGCCCGCTCCCGGTGACGTGACCGACGAGGAGGCCGTCAAGGGCTACATCCAGAGCGTGCTCGACAGGTGGGGCCGCCTCGACATCGTGGTGAACAACGCCGCGCTGCTCGGCGGCCGGGGCGTGCTCGACGAGTCCGCCGAGATGTTCGAGAAGATGGTGAGGGTCTCCGCGCTCGGCACCTTCCTCAACACCAAGTACGGCGCGCGGGCGATGGCGGAGCGCGGCATCAAGGGCTCCATCATCTGTGTCTCGTCCTCCAACGGCTGGAACGGCTCCGCCGGCGTGATCGCCTACGCGTTCCACAAGGGCGGCGTGAACAACTTCGTGCGGGCCGCGGCGATGGACCTCGCCCCCTACGGCATCCGGGTCAACGGCATCACCCCGACCGCCCCCACCCCGGACAACCCCGAGCTGATCGCCGAGCTCGCCAAGAAGGGCCTGCCCACCGGCGGCGTGCTCGGCCCCGGCCCGCACCGCGGGCTCGGCGGCGCGGAGGGCGACGAGCCGTGGCGCCGCCCGAGCCGCTGGACCGGCCAGCGCCCGCCGCTCGTCCCGATGGGCACCACCGGCACCCCGACCGACCTCGGCCACGCGGTCGCCTGGCTGTGCTCCGACTACGCCCGCCTGATCACCGGCACCGACCTGGTCGTCGACGGCGGCGCCCGGGCCAAGAACTTCGCCTACTTCCCGGCCGCGCCCGACCAGATCGCCGGCCCGGTCGACCTCATCCCCCTCGACAACACGCCGCCCTACCAGGGCTGA
- a CDS encoding SdpI family protein: MANRLPELPLEPRELILVTVAFVLAGLLLMATGALGALGKLRPNPLMGIRTPLTMRDPKAWAYVHRKSAPWVALAGLSFVVAGVVIGLAPSGHVRFWAALVGSAVMGVLLVTGTVLAHLSFRRRNRVR; the protein is encoded by the coding sequence ATGGCCAACCGGCTACCAGAGCTGCCTCTCGAGCCGCGCGAACTCATCTTGGTCACCGTGGCCTTTGTGCTTGCCGGGCTGTTGCTGATGGCAACGGGCGCGCTGGGGGCCCTGGGCAAGCTCCGCCCCAATCCACTGATGGGGATCAGGACCCCGTTGACCATGCGCGACCCGAAGGCCTGGGCGTACGTCCACCGCAAGTCGGCACCCTGGGTGGCGCTGGCGGGGCTGTCCTTCGTCGTCGCCGGCGTGGTGATCGGTCTTGCGCCGTCCGGACACGTCCGGTTCTGGGCGGCGTTGGTCGGCTCCGCGGTGATGGGCGTCCTGCTGGTGACCGGAACGGTTCTCGCGCACCTGTCCTTCCGCCGCCGGAACCGCGTCAGATAG
- a CDS encoding thiolase family protein has product MSSFVYTAVRTPFGKYGGGLAGVRPDDLAAHVVSATLARVPNLDPAAIDDVVFGNTNGAGEENRNVGRMAVLLAGLPTSVPATTVNRLCGSSLDAVLIGSRMIEAGDADVVLTGGVESMTRAPWVLPKPDRPFPATDVTAVSTALGWRLVNPRMPKEWTVSLGEANELLRERFGVSRERQDEFAHRSHTLAHRAWEDGFYDDLVAPVDGTELVRDEGIRPDSAPEKLARLKPAFRPDGTITAGNASPLSDGASAVLLGSEAAADVIGAAPLARIAGRAAFALDPQDFGYAPVEAANRALARAGIGWDRVGAVELNEAFAVQSLVCIDAWKVDPEIVNTRGGAIAIGHPLGASGGRIVGTLVKVLRERKARWGVAAICIGVGQGLAVVLENLEAGA; this is encoded by the coding sequence GTGAGCTCCTTCGTCTACACCGCCGTCCGCACCCCGTTCGGCAAGTACGGGGGCGGGCTCGCCGGGGTCCGCCCGGACGATCTGGCCGCGCACGTCGTGTCGGCGACCCTCGCCCGTGTCCCGAACCTCGATCCGGCCGCGATCGACGACGTCGTGTTCGGCAACACCAACGGCGCCGGTGAGGAGAACCGCAACGTCGGCCGCATGGCCGTACTGCTCGCCGGGCTGCCGACGAGCGTGCCCGCCACCACGGTCAACCGGCTGTGCGGGTCGAGCCTCGACGCGGTGCTCATCGGGTCCCGCATGATCGAGGCCGGGGACGCCGACGTCGTGCTCACCGGCGGCGTCGAGTCGATGACCCGGGCCCCGTGGGTGCTGCCGAAGCCGGACCGGCCGTTCCCCGCCACCGACGTCACCGCCGTCTCCACCGCGCTGGGCTGGCGGCTGGTCAACCCGCGCATGCCCAAGGAGTGGACGGTCTCGCTCGGCGAGGCGAACGAGCTGCTGCGCGAGCGGTTCGGCGTCTCGCGCGAGCGGCAGGACGAGTTCGCCCACCGCTCCCACACCCTCGCCCACCGGGCCTGGGAGGACGGCTTCTACGACGACCTGGTCGCGCCGGTCGACGGCACCGAGCTCGTACGCGACGAGGGCATCCGCCCGGACAGCGCGCCGGAGAAGCTCGCCCGGCTCAAGCCCGCCTTCCGTCCCGACGGCACGATCACCGCGGGCAACGCCTCGCCGCTCAGCGACGGCGCCTCGGCCGTACTGCTCGGCTCCGAGGCCGCCGCCGACGTGATCGGCGCCGCCCCGCTGGCGCGGATCGCCGGGCGGGCCGCGTTCGCGCTCGACCCGCAGGACTTCGGGTACGCCCCGGTCGAGGCGGCCAACCGGGCCCTCGCCCGGGCCGGGATCGGCTGGGACCGGGTCGGCGCGGTCGAGCTCAACGAGGCGTTCGCCGTGCAGTCGCTGGTGTGCATCGACGCCTGGAAGGTCGACCCGGAGATCGTGAACACCCGGGGCGGGGCGATCGCCATCGGCCACCCGCTGGGCGCGTCCGGCGGGCGGATCGTCGGCACGCTCGTCAAGGTGCTGCGCGAGCGCAAGGCGCGCTGGGGCGTGGCGGCGATCTGCATCGGCGTGGGCCAGGGCCTCGCCGTGGTGCTCGAGAACCTCGAGGCGGGCGCGTGA
- a CDS encoding ion transporter — MSRRERLRSIIEARPFQRTIIAIIALNAITHGTATFDGLPEQVLGFLHAVDRIALAIFVVEIAVRLYAYGWKFFRDPWSVFDALIVGIALVPVTGPTSVLRTLRILRALRLISAVPSMRRVVSALLSAIPGMASIIGLLLLVMYVSAVISTEMFGRIAPDYFADLPTSLFSLFQIMTGEAWPDIADQVMSEMPWAWIFFVGYILTSSYVVLNLFIAVVVNALDDETVSREEKRTEDKLDTILQELARLHARIDALERLPEEQRSGGHSPAQVSSS, encoded by the coding sequence TTGTCAAGGCGCGAACGCCTTCGGTCCATCATCGAAGCCCGGCCCTTCCAGCGGACCATCATCGCGATCATCGCCCTGAACGCGATCACGCACGGCACGGCGACCTTCGACGGGCTTCCCGAGCAGGTGCTCGGGTTCCTGCACGCGGTGGACCGGATCGCGCTCGCGATCTTCGTGGTGGAGATCGCCGTTCGCCTGTACGCGTACGGCTGGAAGTTCTTCCGTGACCCGTGGAGCGTGTTCGACGCGCTCATCGTGGGCATCGCGCTGGTCCCGGTGACCGGCCCGACCTCGGTGCTGCGGACGCTGCGGATCCTGCGGGCGCTGCGGCTCATCTCCGCGGTGCCGAGCATGCGCCGGGTGGTGTCGGCGCTGCTGTCCGCGATACCGGGCATGGCCTCGATCATCGGCCTGCTCCTGCTCGTCATGTACGTCTCGGCCGTGATCTCCACGGAGATGTTCGGCAGGATCGCCCCGGACTACTTCGCCGACCTGCCGACCTCGCTGTTCTCGCTGTTCCAGATCATGACCGGCGAGGCCTGGCCGGACATCGCCGACCAGGTGATGAGCGAGATGCCGTGGGCGTGGATCTTCTTCGTCGGCTACATCCTCACCTCGAGCTACGTTGTTCTCAATTTGTTCATCGCCGTCGTGGTCAACGCCCTCGATGACGAGACCGTCTCGCGTGAGGAGAAGCGGACCGAGGACAAGCTCGACACGATCCTCCAGGAGCTCGCCCGGCTGCACGCCCGCATCGACGCGCTGGAGCGCCTCCCCGAAGAGCAGCGGTCCGGCGGGCACTCTCCGGCGCAGGTCTCCTCGTCCTAG
- a CDS encoding Scr1 family TA system antitoxin-like transcriptional regulator yields MAARRAHLTRQELLLRKENPLRFWTVIDEAALRRQIGSVSVMRDQYAKLLDFADRDNITIQVLPFAKGAHLGTRGKSRSCNSVNPATRRSCTSKA; encoded by the coding sequence GTGGCGGCCCGGCGAGCCCATCTGACTCGGCAGGAACTTCTGCTTCGCAAGGAGAACCCGCTTCGGTTCTGGACCGTCATCGATGAGGCGGCCCTTCGCCGACAGATCGGCTCCGTCTCCGTCATGCGGGATCAGTACGCCAAGCTCCTCGACTTCGCGGATCGGGACAACATAACAATTCAGGTCCTGCCGTTCGCGAAGGGCGCTCATCTCGGTACGCGCGGCAAATCTCGATCATGCAATTCCGTGAACCCGGCGACCCGGAGGTCGTGTACCTCGAAAGCCTGA
- a CDS encoding DUF397 domain-containing protein, which produces MARGTCSDAEALFLIRDSKRLESTVLAFSPGEWDAFIAEIKSGKFDHMG; this is translated from the coding sequence GTGGCTCGCGGCACGTGCTCAGATGCCGAGGCGTTGTTCCTAATTCGAGACTCGAAGAGGCTCGAAAGTACGGTCCTCGCGTTCTCTCCGGGTGAGTGGGACGCCTTCATCGCCGAGATCAAGAGCGGCAAGTTTGATCACATGGGCTGA
- a CDS encoding HNH endonuclease, which yields MGVTDGDWYHFLADRPYLSEANFWRPNEEKNFRALKPGEPFFFKTHHPHNRVVGGGYFQTFERLPLSSAWDIFQEANGAADEDEMRRKIGRYRKQPISQWEDPVIGCILLRDIRFFDPPADPPPNFAPNIVQGKTYDLSSDTNADYFHGLLSRLEGGTSSGEDHTETWHLDGPALGGPRPVRQRLGQHAFQAVVLNAYRHQCAITGSRIRPTLQAAHIQPVSEGGQHRLDNGILLRSDVHTLFDRGYLGIDPDYRIRVSNRLREEFDTGEEFYRLEGRRVGLPENQRDYPNRDLLEWHLREVFLG from the coding sequence GTGGGCGTCACCGACGGTGATTGGTACCACTTTCTTGCTGATCGTCCATATCTGTCCGAAGCGAACTTCTGGCGCCCCAACGAAGAGAAGAACTTCCGGGCTCTGAAGCCGGGCGAGCCGTTCTTCTTCAAGACCCATCACCCCCACAACCGCGTGGTCGGTGGAGGTTACTTCCAGACCTTCGAGCGATTGCCATTGTCTTCGGCCTGGGACATCTTCCAGGAGGCCAACGGGGCCGCCGATGAAGACGAGATGAGGAGGAAGATCGGCCGGTACCGGAAGCAACCGATAAGCCAGTGGGAAGATCCGGTCATCGGATGCATCCTTCTTCGTGACATCCGCTTCTTCGATCCGCCGGCCGATCCTCCCCCGAACTTCGCCCCGAACATCGTCCAAGGCAAGACGTACGACCTGAGCAGCGACACGAACGCCGACTACTTCCACGGACTGCTCTCCCGCCTTGAGGGCGGTACATCATCCGGGGAAGACCATACGGAGACATGGCACCTTGACGGGCCCGCTCTGGGCGGCCCGCGACCGGTCCGGCAGCGCCTCGGCCAACACGCTTTCCAGGCCGTCGTCCTCAACGCTTATCGACATCAGTGTGCGATCACCGGTTCACGGATTCGACCCACGCTCCAAGCCGCGCACATCCAGCCGGTGTCAGAAGGCGGACAGCATCGGCTGGACAACGGCATACTCCTGCGCTCGGACGTGCACACCCTATTCGATCGCGGTTACCTGGGAATCGATCCCGACTATCGCATCAGAGTGAGTAACCGCCTGCGTGAGGAGTTCGACACCGGCGAAGAGTTCTATCGCCTCGAAGGAAGACGGGTAGGATTACCGGAGAATCAGCGTGACTACCCGAATCGCGATCTCCTGGAATGGCATCTTCGTGAGGTCTTCCTCGGCTGA